The Gadus chalcogrammus isolate NIFS_2021 chromosome 16, NIFS_Gcha_1.0, whole genome shotgun sequence DNA window CGTAGTTCTCTGACGAACAATGTATAACGGCAGTAGCAGAGTACATTTTCATTCACATTTAGTACTCATGCTaaatactatttttaagtgcaaggacatacaacatacaataagtttgtacattaagtgccaggacgtaacACATACAATAAGGgcgtaagaggggtgtgtgtgtgtatgtgtgtgtgtgtgtgtgtgtgtgtgtgtgtgtgtgtgtgtgtgtgtgtgtgtgtgtgtgtgtgtgtgtgtgtgtgtgtgtgtgtgtgtgtgtgtgtgtgtgtgtggtggggggggggaggctatgcagagtctagtaTAATAAGTGAGTCATGAAGTGCAGGGTGAAAGAATCTAGACGCCTCATTCTCTTTTACTTTTGTTTGTCCACTGCTGGAATAAGAGTAAAAGAACAGGCTGTCGCTGCATGTCTAGATTACTAaacctttgtttttattgatgagTGAATCAGAGTAACCAAAGTTCCCATCTGAACTCCTTCCCTGCTCTGATGGCTGCTGGCCATGGAGTCCTGGAGTTCAGTGTTGAAAGGAGCAGGGGGAACATTGGATTTATTGGCCTCCGCAGATTCTGTCGGGCCTCTTTTTCTTCAGTCGCGGAGGAGTTCTTCACCGCCAAAGTCACCGTCAACGCTGCTGGGGGTCTAATCTctgacatgcacgcacgcacctacacacgcacacgcacacacacacacacacacacacacacacacacacacacacacacacacacacacacacacacacacacacacacactcagtcagtcaTGTGAAGGCATCCCTTAGGCAGAAAAATGGACAATGCTTCCCCTATATCAGAATCCAAAAAGAGATCTAAAGACACTATGTTTTTGTTAGTTTCTTTTGTGTTAATTCCATATTTGCTGAAGCTATTTGTGCTTCTTGCAGCTGCTCAAACATGGCACATAAATGCTCCcaaggagggaggtggagacgcCACTGCCACAGTGGGTAATTGTCCACAGTCTCAGATTGAAGGTTTCAGTCAATCCTTCATGTAGGTCCATTGATATCTCCCCCTACTATTACTGATATTAGATCCATTGGAAATTAATATCGTTTAGTTTCAGCAAAATCTTTACCATATGCTCACAGCAACAGAAATTGACGAGAAGAAGCATGGGAAACAATGTTGTTGTCAGGGAGTGTTGTTATCAAGATCTCGAATGACACCGTTGGCAAGAACAACAGTTTGGTCCGGTTTGATAGACATTCAGTCATCAGTTTTATTAGTTTTAGTCTTATTATATGAACATTTATCTTCTATCTCACatactcactaacacacacacaaacacacacacacacacacacacacacacacacacacacacacacacacacacacacacacacacacacacacacacaaacacacacacacacacacacacacacacacacacacacacacacacacacaggtttgctTTGTAAGCCTAATATTTTATATCTTTGAATGTATTAAGCCAGCATGGTTTCTTAACCTCGCCTGCACGTGTCTGTCTCAattaatgtttttaatattttctgAATGCATAAAAGTTAATagaaaatatatgtatttatagcCTTACGCGTTATTTGTTGCTTGTATGTGCCAATCATCAATGCTTGAGTATTTGTGAATGTTGAAACGTCTTCAGGCGGTTTATGGTTGGAAGGTTACAAATAACCGACTGTTACATGCTGCCATCTAGTGGGAAAAACAGTAACAACGTTAAAAAATAGATCATGTTTCTGTTAGTCTTTTTAAGCTGCAGAAGAGTCCATAAAGGTGATCTAGTATTTCCACTGAGCTGCACATTCTCATGAGCCATTTAATGTCACTTATAAAGCCTGTCCGCTAAATTGCTGCATTCTTATCTTGTGCGCCTTAAGATTAGTCATGTTCATATGTACATGAGCGTATGCCTTGTCATCATCTTGGTGACCACAGCTGTTGTTGAGTGGgcctgtgtgtaagtgtgggcGTTGTCAATGTAATAAATTAGTAAACTAGATGTATTACTTTAGACACAATAGGTGCAATGTTGGTTGTGGCATCAGTTGCAACCGATTCTGATTCATTCTTTATTCCAAGAGGATAATGAGTTTCACAGTTGGAAAATGGCAAGGGACACAATACCACAACATCAAGGGTTTGTTGCTGATGAAACCGTGGATCCATAATCCATAGGAtggagggagtggagggggcTGGGATTATGGCCAGTGAATGAGGTGGGGTATGTATGTCCTTCATAAAGGCATTTcctactttttaaaaaaatgtatacattttcttaaaCTGTCCTTTTGTCCTTTAGCACTCTGAGATTCTGCTTAGAATGAAGAGTGctcaacaaataaaatgaattattattattattatgtaggtGTGCACTGGTGTCCATGCTGCTAAATCCTGTTCTAATGTTTCCTCATGTGGAGAATGGGTTCCTGGGGTATCTAGTTCCAAAATGagccttattttattattatgaatacttAGGATGGAGGTCATAGTCATCGAGGATGACTATGAATAGGTCAGAGTTCAAGTTTTTACCATTGTACACCTTCTATTCATCATGCCGAGAATGAGGAAGAGTATGATTATTAAGGGCGTGAACAGAGGACTTGGAGAAAGTAGATTTGCTTGTTTAAGAGGGAGGGGCAGGGATGTGGTTCCACCACATCTTGGAGCCACACCAAGAATTCCTGTCaggtgtgtttttttctctccattAAACAAGCACTGTTGACAGCTTCAACATGACCATGTTGATGCAGGACAAAATGAATGTTTGAAGGTTTTAAATACTTCCAGGGATATAACTGATGCAAAGGCCAATACAACATGACTCAAGCTGTACCTTGTGACCATCGGTGAATGTTATTATACAGTAAATAATGTTTGTGATTGTAATTGCTTGCGTAATCCTACAAaaccatgaaccaataaaacgcAAAACCGTGTTAAAACCCATATCAATACAGGACAGAAAAATTAAACAAGCATGTCGCGAGGCACCATTTATTAGTTTACATTGTAGTAAGAACACATATTTTGTCACCAGGCCAGTTAAGAAACAACAGATGTATAGTTCACAGGCAGACAGCATACATACATCAGTAGCAAATGTTACAGGTACTCAGAGAACTGTTGTTCCTCATCCTTGCATCAGATATTTAGTcctgtaacaaaacaaaaagaggtTTGTTAGCATAGAACCCATTTTCAAAGAACATCCTACAAGAACCAGCATCTGCAATATCAACAGCAGAGCAGCCATTACAATGACACTTTGGTCTGACTACCATTTGTATACGGGTTAACATCGTTTCCATGGATACAATCTTTTTTTACAACTCCTATCCGATCTGTTGCTCTCCCACGCCCAGGGTGTGTACTTTATGAAGCATTACAGTAGCGTTAAGGAATACTGTTGTATAATCCGACACCCGCACAGCTCTGTCATCGACATGCAGATCAGTACAAAAGTTAAAAGTATGTTCACTACAACTAGGCCTGGACGAGATGCACTAGTGTATGGCCCAAGAGTAGATAGAGTCACACCCAGATTAGTAGGGCAGGACAACTCAACATTGTTAATCATCATTGTTACAACATTCAACTTGAAAGTAAACTTGAAGTGCAGCTGTAATTCAATATTAAGCCTTAAATGAATATCAAAGTGCCCATTCATTTAAAACATCACTCTATATCGTTGAGTTGGAGACGATATAGAGTGATTGCTTGTTTCAGCGTTAAGGGATTCTTAAAATAACTGCTCACAAAACCTGTTCTGGTAAGGAAGTCAATTCTAAGCCTTTAATTGTTTTATCAAGGAGTAAACCTTTGACCCAAGGTGcgaggtgtgttacctgttgtGCTGCATTTTTCTGAGCTTTGGAGGCGCCATGATAATAATACACCGGCCTACAATGGGTTGTTTACCGTGCTCACTCAAAAGAGTCTTAGCTAGTTTGATGATAGAATAGTGCATTAGGACTTTTAGTttggtatatatataaaaaaatatatatatatatatatccataaaataataacattgCGCAGATATCACAattaaaattacatttttgGACAACTAATATTTGTTTTGATTCAGAGTGTGACTTTGTATGACCTACCGAGTCACTactagaggaggaagaggaagaggatgacgaAGAAGAGCCACTTCCGTGCTCCTTTTTCTTGTGCTCCCCGTCTCCGTGTTTCTTGTGCTTCTTCTCTCCTCCGTGCCCCTTGTCCTTCTTCTTGTGCTGCTTGTCTTTCTTGTGCTCCTTGCCACCTTCCTTGTGTTTCTTGTCTCCCTTGCTCTTGTCGTGGTCCTTTGACTTGTCCTTGCAGTCAGACTGTGATggaacccaaaaaaaaacaaagaatcaTGTTGACtacatattcatattttattgtcATATATCTATAAAATGAATCAAGTGAGTGTGTAAGGGTTACACCCATTACAGAGGCATCACCGAGGACCATATCGGCTACTGGTAGGTTTAGTAAGCTGTTTTGATTggataatttattaaaatatgttTGCAACAACAGACCATACAGTTGGTAGAAAAGACACTGTAGAGCAAACGTAATTTGAATAGAATTTGGATATGCTTCAATATATCTGCGCCTATGCTCATATTAAATTTCATACCTTGTCCTTTTTGTCCTTTTTGCCGAAAAAGGAAAACTCCGTGCTATTTGCATCGTTCTTCTTTACCTCGTCAGGGCCGCAGGCTAGatgacaacagacagacagacagtcattcACAAAATTGAATTGTCGCCTCCATGGTCTAGATGTGATCCACTTTCTAATGGGTTCAAGAGCCCAGAGTGGTCTCGGGTCCTGCGACCGCAATGTGTAGGTGGGCCTACAATTGTTGAGCATGAAAGCAAACATTCAGCATTACAGATAATGGGAGAGAATGCCCCAACCAAGGAAATATTGATCCAAAAACACTGCATCGGCTCATCGCTTCTACCTTTCGACTTGGCTGCGCTGTCACAACTTttccccacaacaacaactaggTTACTACTAGATCTACACATTTCAGGAAACATTTCAAGAACCCAACATGGATATTCCACATTGTATAAATTCTTCAAAGGTAACGGATAAAAGTTACCTGACTCCAGACTGAAATCCATGATTGTTTATGTGCTGCGAGGCTGTGTCTTCGGGACAGTGACGTGAACATCGCACGACGCGCTTCTTTTATGGTTACAGGAAAGCCGGTCTAACGACTCTTGGGCCCACGCCCCCACACCAGTGCTGCCGTAGGACAGGCTTTTCTGCCTCTGAGGGTTCAAAGAGCCTTTCAgagataaataaaacaaacagctAGGATATGAAGGTCCTCTCGCCCTGAAGATTCCTTACCGAGTGAAAGGACCCGGAAGTATTTAAGTGTCAGCCATGATAAATGCTGTTCAAATTATCTTAATGGAAAGGGGCTTAAAATAATGCTTCCTTTCTTATCTCCTTTAGCATAGGGTACACTGGGACATCCTTagcgaaaggaaaggagataacGCCATCCCAAAATTCGTTGTTGCAAGAACCATTCGCCCATTCATTTAAATAAACGATCAAAACATgacagattatttttttatacaatcACGCAAATTGGGATCTGTGTACATAAATATGATTTGACAGGAGTGTGAGCGTGAGCAGTCATCAATTTGGCAACTATTTTGTTTCCCTTTGTGACTGGTAGCCTACATGCCTTTTTTAATTTCAATTTTTAGATCTCCGGGAGTCCGCGAACGGCATCAATcacctctcctccatgctgtggttcacgctggactgcagggagtgaacgctgattggctgttacatccctcagggagtgaacgctgattggcattgTGGGAGTTGTCTTCTTCAATCCGCAAGCGCCAAAAAAT harbors:
- the LOC130405288 gene encoding putative uncharacterized protein DDB_G0292636, with the protein product MDFSLESACGPDEVKKNDANSTEFSFFGKKDKKDKSDCKDKSKDHDKSKGDKKHKEGGKEHKKDKQHKKKDKGHGGEKKHKKHGDGEHKKKEHGSGSSSSSSSSSSSSSDSD